A region of the Bombus pyrosoma isolate SC7728 linkage group LG15, ASM1482585v1, whole genome shotgun sequence genome:
AGCAAAGCTATGGATCCTAGAGCAGATATAATTTTAGCTTATGAAATGAATGGGCAACCAATACCAAGAGATCATGGTTTTCCTGTTAGAGTAATTGTGCCAGGTGTTGTGGGCGCTAGGAATGTAAAATGGCTTGGTACTgactaataaatattataattaaacaataaaataattttgtaagcttttctgtaatttttatagCCAGAATAATTGTTTCGAAAGTTGAAAGCCCATCACAATGGCAACAAGGTGACTATAAAGGTTTCTCTCCCAGTACTGATTGGGATAATGTAGATTTTTCTAAGGCGCCTGCTATACAGGAAATGCCTGTGATTTCTGCAATTTGCAAACCAGAACATGCAGAAACAATCAAAGTGGTAAATGGAAAGATAAATGTGAAGGGTAAAGTATAGTTTTTAAGATTTCACTTATCTTTACAAcactaatattataattatacctTGACCAAAACGTTTTTGCAGGATATGCTTGGTCAGGAGGGGGCCGAAAAATCATCCGGGTTGACATAACAAATAACCAAGGTAAAACTTGGTATACGGCTGATTTAAATGCGGAAGATAAGAACGCTAAAGAAGGTCGATATTGGAGCTGGACATTGTGGAGTATAGATCTCCCTGTTAAAGAGGGaagtaaagaaatagaaatttgggCAAAAGCTGTAGATGCGTCATATAATGTCCAACCGgaaagtttcaaaaatatctggAATTTACGAGGTTTTCTTTGTAATGCATATCACAGAGTTAAAGTTAAATTAGAATACTAGAGTTACTTAGAGAACTTATAATAACAACTCAATACAGTAAAAGTTTTTGTACTtagtgagaaataaataacaatttcttttcactACAGAACATGtgtttgtaataaatgtgCTTTTTACAATAGTAtaatgtatttcatatttttaaactttaataccttctttattgaaataacTAGATATGTCATCCAAAGGTATTTGACAATTTGTTGAACTATTTATATCATGAATTTCAATCAAAGGTGGAGATTGTATTGCGGATTTACCAATTATAACAACATATGGGAATCCTGTTACGCGGGCGTGCATAAGACGATTTCCAATAGTTAAGTGTGTTCTATCATCAAGTATAATATCAGTATTTAATCGAGTTAAAACCTCTATTATGTCTTTCAAATATTGTAATGCGCTTTCTTCTTTGCTACCTACCTGTAAATTATAATGAGCTTTTagtatttattgtttgtaaaaaatattgtatagtGTATACCTTTGGTGGTATAATGCAAACAGTATATGGTGCTAAATTTTTTGGCCATCGTAATTCTTCTTTAGTAGATAATAATTCAGTCATGACTGTAAAAATACGACTCAAACCAAGTCCATAACAACCCATTACTAAGGGTTTTATTTCCTTGTTTACCCTTAATGTTACCTCTAAAGGTACTGTATACTTTGTATCTAATAGAAATGTATGTCCCAcctagaataaaaattaatcatttattacaGAATCTCAGATTagttcgaaaattaatttttcccatCACCTCAGCAGTTCTATTTTGCTCAAGTACACTCCCACATTCCGGACATTGTGATTCCTTGCACATTACTTTATTAATGCTGTACTGACAAGATAAGCATGTATAAACATTATCTTCACCAATACTACTTATATAATGATATTCATGAGACATTGAACCTCCAAATGTTCCTGGATCACCAATAGCTgcaaatatgaataatattaatagaagaaacatgaaattgcattatttatttccttatttatacCTTTTATATGTGTTATTcctattttcttaaatatattctcATAAGTTTCACATACAAGTGCATATGTTTCTTTTGCTCTGTCCAAATCTATATCAAACGTGTACAAATCTTTCATGATAAATTCTCTACTTCTCAAGAATCCCAATTTTGGTTTCATTTCATCCCTCCATTTGttagaaatttgatataatctTAAGGGAAACATTTTTGGTGATAATGATCCTACTGATGACACTACAGAACAAATTGCTTCTTCGTGTGTCTATAGAAACATgacaaatttattgaattattttttattcttcaactTATTAATCTACTATCTGATATcttcaataattatatttactggACTAAGTATATATTCCCTCCGAGATCTGTCTcgtaatttaaagaattcatttatattatcattaaacCTATTTGATTTTCTCCATAAGTGTGTGGATGTTAAAGCTGGAAGTAATAACTTTTGAGCTCCAATCTTTTCCACTTCGGTATCAACGAgtgctattaatttatttaaaacacgTAAGCCTAAGGGTAGAAATGCATACATTCCATTGGCAACTTGTTTGATCAACCCATATTTAACTAAGTTCTGcaattaatgatataaaaaatatacattataattaataaatattgaacaatacaaataaaaacaaacgATGAAATACAAAGAGTACTTCGTAGCTTTTCGAAGAAAGTTCTGTTTTTTTACTGGTGGTGATCGTAGATGTAGCCGGTTGAAATAAATGcgataatttgtttatattacgAATCGGTAAACTTGACATATTGAAATAATCttggataaaatattgtagttaaatgtatatacaatacacTAGAATAAGTGTATCTTACCAATTAGTCTCTGATTTTACGCTCTACACATTCGCATCGACTACATACATTCGCGTCAACTACACACATTCTTGGTCAATGTTTTTAGGTCCAGTAATATACGGTTCGTGGATACACTAATCATGTTCGTAATAAtgattagaaaattagaaacagaCTAAACAATCCAAAGAATGACAGATagattctttcaaatttttcagcTTTTAGgttattttctttgattttaatttcttcctccACGATTGTTGTTTAATGCTGTAATCGCGAGTTTGTTGTCGGTTTgagaaaatttctcaattcCTATAGTTTTCGTCAGAAAATGTAACACCACGAAATAGGGTCAAGTTGATCCGAAACAAATGGAATTTACAGTTGGTGAAATGGAGGGAAAGAAATTGGAATTATCTTTCCAGGATAAAATCCTTTCTGAAAATGTCAATCAGGCCGATCCCAGTGTAAAATCAGATGTTTCGATTGCAGAAGGTACGATTTAAGGAGTTCTGTTTAACGAAaatctaatatatattatttttcgaattgcttaaataaaaatatttcaaatggtaactgtttaaaacttttaatattgcTTCTTTGATTAACATTTTTAGATATCAATCCTATAACTCaacaagatataaaaatacatgaaGAAACAATGCCAATTCATGAGGAGCTTGTACAAGACAGCACTGATGAAATTAGAGGAGATTCAGTATTAGTAAAGAACAgtgatgaaaagaaatatcaattgATAGAGAGAAACAATATTGACACAACTGTAAAAAGTTCCACATCTTTAAGTAATTTCACAAGTGAGTTTATAAAATGTCAGACATCTGTTGATACAATCCTTCCACAAGAAAAGTGTCTTCAGAAATCATCTTCCTGTAATGATATTAGATTATCTTCAACAACATTATATGATACATTGATATGTACATCTTCAGATACAATTTCTAATCATAATGTAAGGTCTATATCACCAAATACAATATGTAatgatgaagaagaaataatttttaatactaaatTGTATATGGAGGAACATGAAAcaaaatcgttgaaaaatattgttggTATAGACACACATGAAAACTGTGAggttaaagaaaatattagagaaacggaagaagaagTATATCATTCTAATGCAAATGGAAAATTACTAGTAAATAATGATCAAGCTCCAAGAAATTTagttaaatatgaaaagaattttaatgaagaaCAAAAACCATGTGAAATTATCAAGGATACTAAGATACAGAGCAATGTAATATCTAGACCAACTTTGGTCGATGACAGCAGATTGGTGAAAATTTCACTGCCAACAAATCCAATTAACATAATGCAATCAAATGCTCAGTTTCTAAACAAAAGtcgtaactttttaaattttattacagaaaaatcTACAAACATCATGGAAAAAGCACTGTTACCACAACATATAGCAATGAGATATAATTCAGTAATGAAATCTGTagataatatttgtaatgaGAAAAGGTATACAGAAGAATCTTCTGGTATGGAATCCTCTTTGATAGGATCAGCATTCAATAATACATCAGATtcgtttttaaaaacaaaaagtatttcttaTGTAACAAAAGGTCAAATGGATGTGCAAACTGTAGAAaatgaatatgtaaaaaatgatgaaaataaaaacacttTCATGTTAAGTTCGAATGAAACTATAAGTGGAAATATTGaacaaaatagtaaatatttaattacaaatgaatACATCTTTGATCAAAATAATGTCATTGATCATTCCCctaaattaaaagattcaaaaCAATCAGAATCCTCTTTCGTCAGTAACaatgttaataaaacaaatgataaTGTACCTTGTGCAAATACAAATAGGAATCACAATCTTAATTTTGTGGTATTAAATCCTGGAGGCAACAATATAGAGGAAGCTATTACtgatacaatatataaaaaagaagaagcaagtGCTGATTTTGAAGAATCAAAACAGAGTTTATTGCAACATCCAGTTTATCTTACTTTATTAAAAGACTATGCGGATTTAAAATCTAAGCACTTGAAGCTACAAGAAAAAGTTGGACACCTGGAAGAAAGGAATCGAATTTTGGAAGCAGAAAACAAAGGAGAGATCTTTTCTGTGCAAATAGAAACATTAGAAAAGACAATAAACAGACTTACACTTGAATTGCACACATCATTAGAAGCACaggaaatgtataaaaaagagTACAGTGCTGCAAATAAAGAAAGGGAAAGCATGGTAATGAAATACGCAGTTAGTGAGAAACAACTTATTGATACACAAAGGTACATCGAAATTTATATAgcttttatcaatatattttataattatttaatatctcctttttttatcttacTGTCATTAGGGCGAAGGAATCTGCAGAAcgtaaagtaaaagaaatgaCAATGCAACAAGAGACACTGCATAGTAAACTACGAAAAATGCAAGGGGAACGagttaaaatatgtaatattctaACCGGAAAACATCGCGAAGTAACTGATCTTCAGAgagaagttgaaaaattaaaggaagatGTAAAGATGAGGGATATAAAGTTACAATGGACTCAGAACAAACTGAAAACAGAAATGGATTTGCAAAAGGAAACTCAACAAAAATTAGACAAAGCCACGGTAATAACGCTAAGAGAAGGtagtttattgttttgtatataattttatatcagttttgtttttttttttttatagatcaGGATCAACGAAATGAAGGAAGAATGCGAACAAGTCCGCAAAGAAACACAAGAAACAATgcgaaaatttcaacaatCGGAAGAGAATAAAGCAGTCACATTAGATCAACAATTAAAGGAACAACAGGCacgtttaattttagaaagaCACGTCACTGAGGATAAAGAAATGTTGAGGGTTCAATTACAAAAGGAAGTAGATACATTGAAACACAGACAACAAGTTCtaattgaagaaaacaacacgCTTAGTTTAAAGATACAGGATGTTGAAAAAAACCGCTTAAACTATGAAAGTAAtctgaataatttgaaaatcataATAGATCAACgtcaaaaagaaattacagaaCTACTAAGTAAAGTATCTGAGTTAGAATCATTGAAGACTCAGCTTCAACAGTGGGTATCACTCTTGTAAAGTTATGATTTTAGtttgttttatgtttatcttattagtaatttgtttcttttttttaacatagTAAAAATCAATACTTAGCATCAACGGAAGTAGAGATCCAACATTTACGTTTGGCTAATGAAGAATTACAGGCTGATATGTCTGCGTGccaaaagaaagaagcagagATGCTGGACTTCACGCAAAAATTGACTGATAAAAATGTACGGCTACAATCGGAGTTTACAGCCATTGAAGCCAGAGCAAAACAATTAGAACAAGAGCATGGACCATTATATCAACGTATAAGTGAATTAATTGATAAAGTGAAGGCATTGGAAGAAAATCTTGCTGGAGAAAAGAAAGCGAGAATCGAAGAAAGCGAAGTTTTAGAAAGGTGTCTTACGGAACAAACGCAGGCAGCGAAAAATCTTGCTCAGCAATTGGAAGATAGTCAAGGAGAAAATGCGGTGTTAAAGAGGAAACAACAACTAAGTATGAAGGAAATGACGCGTGAGCTTCAACAGTGTCGGAAAAAATTAGATGCGTTTGAAACATCAATACCTTATAATTCGTTGAGTGTTGCATCTAGAACTggatcaaatatttcattaaatacagGTTTTTAAATAcgagatttaaatatttatacatgttTTGACATGTTATtgtatcgatatttattattattattactttattttttattattattttaggaGATGCTTTAAATGGTGCCTTATCCGATAACAGTATCAATGGTGACCAAAGTATTCAGCCTACAGAGCCTAGTAGACAATTGTTAATAGATCGTATTATAAAGTTACAAGAGAGTAATGCTAGGAAAGCAGAAAAACTAGATTTTTTTGAGGAACACACTCGAATATTAGTTGAAGAATtgcagaagaaaaagaaaatcatacaaacttatattttacatGAGAATATTGGTGCCATGGGTGGCAATGAGAGAGATAAATACAAGGTAAATTTCATCTTTAGACTTTTGAATCTTATAGATGCAGTGGAACTCCATTTAtatgaacgaaattttagtagTGCCTGATTAACTGAACTTTAGCTATGTGGCACACTCTCATATTTTGTGGTATATTCTCacattattatgtatttaagaaCAAATGTTTTGTGGAATCTTCTTATATGAACATGAACTCTTATTAACTGTATGAAAAGTCATAGGTAGTGAACAAAAATAGGGCATTTCCTATTATATGAACGACCTGATTATATGGACTAATTTGTTCCCCAATAGGTTTATATAAACGGAGTTATtctacattataaatattatgaattttatattatattacatttcacTTTTTATGTGCAAGCATATCAAGAGCAGGAGAAATGCAGTAagtttaataagaaaaatttaaactaTCATTGTAACTTTCGtggtaatttataaatctaaataatcaTAAGTTTCGTTTagttttaattgttattgaaTTACAGGCTGAATTAGCAAGACATGGAGGAATAATGGCCTCTGTCTACAATCAACGAGTTTCGGATGATAATATGACTCTTGAATTATCActagaaataaatcaaaaactCCAAGCGGTGCTCGAAGATGcattatttaagaatattactCTAAAGGTAAATGTAGAAATGTAAAacatattatatctataaatgAACTTGTTATTCTAACTCATCGTTATCCTTTTAGGATAACATCGATACTCTCGGTGAAGAAATAGCAAGGTTAACGATGCAGAACCAACAAAGGCAAAATACACATTAAAAGTATATTAGGACAACATACTTGTACTTATATTGTAAAGATAACGAAATATCAAATGCATGTGTTAAAAACGTGGAGATAGGCAAATTATCGATTAAGAAACttggtatatatatacatatactaatATTAACTTTAATGTCTTATACCGAATATACAtaaagttacatttttttctataaaatacacataaaaaatcatcattttaagtaaaattaatctttcaaaataatttgaaagatatattctttttcaattcaaaatggatataataatttcgtgaTTACCTTTTCATCCGAatgtttttaatgtatttttcatgtaTTATATAGTAGTttttatcatatacatattgtaaaaAAGGTACTTTGGTATATCATTTTAGTTCCTTTGTTATTTAACTGATGGTTGATTTCCATTACAACTGATATTGTGTTTCAGTATCAAAAAAAAACAGCTTTATTATATCTAGTCAAAAATGTTGATACTTAAAAGAATtcattaaagtattaaatgcAGAATGTaggatatttttgataaatattggCATTgtattataacgtgtaaaaataatttgtttttcacgTGAACCCCTgtttatttacttaattattctATACAAATTTCCGATTTTTAAAGGACATTCCATATTGTTGATATCATtaagaatttgtaatatatgcCAATGAAAATGTTTAGTAAGAACTTGTTAATATTGTATTagttttatgtatgtataatacatttaatttattaaataagtacGCTACAATAGTAATTAAGgattctatatattatatctgatgtaaaaattgtaaacctctatagaaacaaaatatgacatggtattgtataaaataattaaaaaaatattccaatttattctaaatgaacaaatttgaaatttcttataaattattttcattttaatatcataaagAATGATTCACTTACCGTATGTGTATCCCTTACTTATTATAAACGAATACACatcaaacatataaaaataataatcgaaaaacttacataacataatttttataaatttattcgcaATAAACCATAAGAACATAAAGACTCCGTATTACACGAAATAtatgagaagaaaaagattctaattatttctaatgcaataattttacaataataataataaaaaaagatttgaaTGAAGTAGGTTTGTTCACGCATTTAATGACAACCTGTACtacataatataaagtatttgaTTATAACAAGGCGAAGCAGACCTtgtgattttataattatatttttcttgtatttttccattttcttttcttgtcgtcagataattatgaaactattatattacttttactcCATCTAATAAGAGGAACACACCTATTACTTCATAGCAAGTTCTTTTTTTCGAGAAGTACCTCTCGTTATTTGCCATATATATAAGACACATTTTATTCCTTCGGACAAATAATTCTGTTTTTAAACTTGTGTTTTGTTCTCCCTTGTTCTTTACTCTCTTCTTTAATGGCATCTTCATTCTGTATATACACTATGCACAGcacttataattttacaaagcaTTTTGCTACCGAAATTTACAATCGAGTAAGTAAATTACCATTTAAATTGCGATTTAATCAAAAGTAGGTGTATATGTTTAGTTCTTACGTATCTCGCGAGTACatagtacatatgtatgtgctTATGTGTTTACACGTGTGTACCTGTgtgtctatatatatataacaatcacatatgtatatgtatatatatatatgtaatgaaTATTGCTTTTTGTACATTGTATCGTGGTATGTATACACATGTACGTGAACTTACGTGCTACATTTCACCTTATTCTTAAGGGTCATCTTACTCTGAAGAATCACTGATTAATTCGCAGTTTGGACAATCTCAAGCGATGATTTACAAAAAcgttatgaatatataataatgatgCTCTGTTTTGTCCAACTACTAACACGGCTCCGTTCATTAGCCACGGTACGATTATCGTTTCGCAAATTAGCGAACAGTGTCACAACTTAATCGGAATACATACACGTGAGTTTGATTGCGACTACTAGGGCGAACAATAATTTGTTGCTCTTTTAGCTTCTTACGACTTGACCTGAAAATAATCATACTTTCCGCggtatttaacaaatttctatacagtttatttcaattactcCTCTCTCTTGAATCGAATAATACTACATTTGTCGTTTTACTATGCCTTGTGGTTTTGGTACCTTTTAACAGCTACGAaatcctttctcctttttgtATAGAGTTTATGAAACAAcataatcaaaaataaattttaattttaaaattgatttacgaCATTGATCCAGTTGATTCATATAGATATGTACTtacaattcaatttaaattcataatcGATATAAATCAAGCTTTGAGACAGATGAAGATCGTTAAAGAAAGTGTGAATGATTTGTGTGTAAGTGTTTAACAAAACTGAATACCAGCTAGACACGATTCAAAACGGCATATTTGACAtctaaaatatcttgaaaatacttttgaaactaatattttcgatgtaaatattttttcaaaatcctataactaaatttaataagaagataaatttgataatatgtaattggtttacaaagtatttaattttaaaattgctctCGTATGAAGATCATAAGGAAGAAACATAAGTACATTTTTGTtgacgtttttatttttatggcatttaaaaagatatattttaacataaaatagcTAAAAATATAGAGTATCTCTTAGGTTCAGAGAtatagttaataatattttgtagaagctaaatttgtaattgttaacagaaatattactttaatattctaacaagcaatatttttaaggTTATAAAAAgcatgaaaaaattatgtttagcCTAAAAGCCAAATAAAAAGACACTTTTGGACTAATTTAATATCgtactgaattttaaaattgctacCCCGTTAAAAACTGGGAAATGTATCTGATTTGTCGTTTCTTTTCCCGTGGtcttcatataaaaataagaaaatgtaacTTATCATGTCCTTTGTCTGTCTTCGTCTGGTTTAAAATACCTGTTTCGATAGACAACACAAGAAACATTCCAAATTATTAACCATTGCCCGTTGCTCATTGCTGTTCCACCAGATCGATCGTATATACTTGCAGCTCGTCTAACctttaaaaagaatagaaagagtTCCCGTACTTTTAACCGTCGTAACGTAAGATTTCGAAATTCCCCCACGTAAATTTGCCACCCTTAAAGCACGCCGGCTCTCGAGCGCGTTAATTTTGCCAGGCGAATTGATTTTGACCCTGCCATGGCTATAGTCGTTCGCTCTCGCAGTCGCAGCCCGTTCCTGCATTAACTCTGCCCAGTTAGATCGAAGTTGCGAACCACCAAGAGGGAGAGCCCCGGGATCAGCAAGAGGAACGAGAGCCAGAGAACGAGGGAGGGAACAAGAGAGATACGTGGTTTAAAGGGAACGTGTTAGCTATGTGAG
Encoded here:
- the LOC122575623 gene encoding coiled-coil domain-containing protein 186-like isoform X1, translated to MEFTVGEMEGKKLELSFQDKILSENVNQADPSVKSDVSIAEDINPITQQDIKIHEETMPIHEELVQDSTDEIRGDSVLVKNSDEKKYQLIERNNIDTTVKSSTSLSNFTSEFIKCQTSVDTILPQEKCLQKSSSCNDIRLSSTTLYDTLICTSSDTISNHNVRSISPNTICNDEEEIIFNTKLYMEEHETKSLKNIVGIDTHENCEVKENIRETEEEVYHSNANGKLLVNNDQAPRNLVKYEKNFNEEQKPCEIIKDTKIQSNVISRPTLVDDSRLVKISLPTNPINIMQSNAQFLNKSRNFLNFITEKSTNIMEKALLPQHIAMRYNSVMKSVDNICNEKRYTEESSGMESSLIGSAFNNTSDSFLKTKSISYVTKGQMDVQTVENEYVKNDENKNTFMLSSNETISGNIEQNSKYLITNEYIFDQNNVIDHSPKLKDSKQSESSFVSNNVNKTNDNVPCANTNRNHNLNFVVLNPGGNNIEEAITDTIYKKEEASADFEESKQSLLQHPVYLTLLKDYADLKSKHLKLQEKVGHLEERNRILEAENKGEIFSVQIETLEKTINRLTLELHTSLEAQEMYKKEYSAANKERESMVMKYAVSEKQLIDTQRAKESAERKVKEMTMQQETLHSKLRKMQGERVKICNILTGKHREVTDLQREVEKLKEDVKMRDIKLQWTQNKLKTEMDLQKETQQKLDKATIRINEMKEECEQVRKETQETMRKFQQSEENKAVTLDQQLKEQQARLILERHVTEDKEMLRVQLQKEVDTLKHRQQVLIEENNTLSLKIQDVEKNRLNYESNLNNLKIIIDQRQKEITELLSKVSELESLKTQLQHKNQYLASTEVEIQHLRLANEELQADMSACQKKEAEMLDFTQKLTDKNVRLQSEFTAIEARAKQLEQEHGPLYQRISELIDKVKALEENLAGEKKARIEESEVLERCLTEQTQAAKNLAQQLEDSQGENAVLKRKQQLSMKEMTRELQQCRKKLDAFETSIPYNSLSVASRTGSNISLNTGDALNGALSDNSINGDQSIQPTEPSRQLLIDRIIKLQESNARKAEKLDFFEEHTRILVEELQKKKKIIQTYILHENIGAMGGNERDKYKHIKSRRNAAELARHGGIMASVYNQRVSDDNMTLELSLEINQKLQAVLEDALFKNITLKDNIDTLGEEIARLTMQNQQRQNTH
- the LOC122575623 gene encoding coiled-coil domain-containing protein 186-like isoform X2; the protein is MEFTVGEMEGKKLELSFQDKILSENVNQADPSVKSDVSIAEDINPITQQDIKIHEETMPIHEELVQDSTDEIRGDSVLVKNSDEKKYQLIERNNIDTTVKSSTSLSNFTSEFIKCQTSVDTILPQEKCLQKSSSCNDIRLSSTTLYDTLICTSSDTISNHNVRSISPNTICNDEEEIIFNTKLYMEEHETKSLKNIVGIDTHENCEVKENIRETEEEVYHSNANGKLLVNNDQAPRNLVKYEKNFNEEQKPCEIIKDTKIQSNVISRPTLVDDSRLVKISLPTNPINIMQSNAQFLNKSRNFLNFITEKSTNIMEKALLPQHIAMRYNSVMKSVDNICNEKRYTEESSGMESSLIGSAFNNTSDSFLKTKSISYVTKGQMDVQTVENEYVKNDENKNTFMLSSNETISGNIEQNSKYLITNEYIFDQNNVIDHSPKLKDSKQSESSFVSNNVNKTNDNVPCANTNRNHNLNFVVLNPGGNNIEEAITDTIYKKEEASADFEESKQSLLQHPVYLTLLKDYADLKSKHLKLQEKVGHLEERNRILEAENKGEIFSVQIETLEKTINRLTLELHTSLEAQEMYKKEYSAANKERESMVMKYAVSEKQLIDTQRAKESAERKVKEMTMQQETLHSKLRKMQGERVKICNILTGKHREVTDLQREVEKLKEDVKMRDIKLQWTQNKLKTEMDLQKETQQKLDKATIRINEMKEECEQVRKETQETMRKFQQSEENKAVTLDQQLKEQQARLILERHVTEDKEMLRVQLQKEVDTLKHRQQVLIEENNTLSLKIQDVEKNRLNYESNLNNLKIIIDQRQKEITELLSKVSELESLKTQLQHKNQYLASTEVEIQHLRLANEELQADMSACQKKEAEMLDFTQKLTDKNVRLQSEFTAIEARAKQLEQEHGPLYQRISELIDKVKALEENLAGEKKARIEESEVLERCLTEQTQAAKNLAQQLEDSQGENAVLKRKQQLSMKEMTRELQQCRKKLDAFETSIPYNSLSVASRTGSNISLNTGDALNGALSDNSINGDQSIQPTEPSRQLLIDRIIKLQESNARKAEKLDFFEEHTRILVEELQKKKKIIQTYILHENIGAMGGNERDKYKAELARHGGIMASVYNQRVSDDNMTLELSLEINQKLQAVLEDALFKNITLKDNIDTLGEEIARLTMQNQQRQNTH
- the LOC122575623 gene encoding coiled-coil domain-containing protein 186-like isoform X3; its protein translation is MEFTVGEMEGKKLELSFQDKILSENVNQADPSVKSDVSIAEDINPITQQDIKIHEETMPIHEELVQDSTDEIRGDSVLVKNSDEKKYQLIERNNIDTTVKSSTSLSNFTNTISNHNVRSISPNTICNDEEEIIFNTKLYMEEHETKSLKNIVGIDTHENCEVKENIRETEEEVYHSNANGKLLVNNDQAPRNLVKYEKNFNEEQKPCEIIKDTKIQSNVISRPTLVDDSRLVKISLPTNPINIMQSNAQFLNKSRNFLNFITEKSTNIMEKALLPQHIAMRYNSVMKSVDNICNEKRYTEESSGMESSLIGSAFNNTSDSFLKTKSISYVTKGQMDVQTVENEYVKNDENKNTFMLSSNETISGNIEQNSKYLITNEYIFDQNNVIDHSPKLKDSKQSESSFVSNNVNKTNDNVPCANTNRNHNLNFVVLNPGGNNIEEAITDTIYKKEEASADFEESKQSLLQHPVYLTLLKDYADLKSKHLKLQEKVGHLEERNRILEAENKGEIFSVQIETLEKTINRLTLELHTSLEAQEMYKKEYSAANKERESMVMKYAVSEKQLIDTQRAKESAERKVKEMTMQQETLHSKLRKMQGERVKICNILTGKHREVTDLQREVEKLKEDVKMRDIKLQWTQNKLKTEMDLQKETQQKLDKATIRINEMKEECEQVRKETQETMRKFQQSEENKAVTLDQQLKEQQARLILERHVTEDKEMLRVQLQKEVDTLKHRQQVLIEENNTLSLKIQDVEKNRLNYESNLNNLKIIIDQRQKEITELLSKVSELESLKTQLQHKNQYLASTEVEIQHLRLANEELQADMSACQKKEAEMLDFTQKLTDKNVRLQSEFTAIEARAKQLEQEHGPLYQRISELIDKVKALEENLAGEKKARIEESEVLERCLTEQTQAAKNLAQQLEDSQGENAVLKRKQQLSMKEMTRELQQCRKKLDAFETSIPYNSLSVASRTGSNISLNTGDALNGALSDNSINGDQSIQPTEPSRQLLIDRIIKLQESNARKAEKLDFFEEHTRILVEELQKKKKIIQTYILHENIGAMGGNERDKYKHIKSRRNAAELARHGGIMASVYNQRVSDDNMTLELSLEINQKLQAVLEDALFKNITLKDNIDTLGEEIARLTMQNQQRQNTH